Proteins from one Dryobates pubescens isolate bDryPub1 unplaced genomic scaffold, bDryPub1.pri scaffold_76_arrow_ctg1, whole genome shotgun sequence genomic window:
- the LOC128899827 gene encoding olfactory receptor 14A16-like, translating into MSNSSSITHFLLLPFSGTRQLQLLHFCLFLAIYLVALLGNGLIITTIAWDHHLHTPMYFFLLNLSFLDLGVISTIVPKSMANSLWDTRDISYAGCVVQVVVFVFLVTAEFYLLTIMSYDRYVAICRPLHYETLLGSRVCLHLAAAAWAFGVLNALLHTANTFSLPLCQGNAVDQFFCEIPQILKLSCSTSYLRELCLLVVTVSFSSVCFVLIVVSYVQIFRAVLRIPSQQGRHKAFTTCLPHLAVVSLFISTVFFAYLKPPSISSSSLDLVLSILYSVVPPAVNPLIYSLRNQALKAALSKLIPGCFQKQ; encoded by the coding sequence atgtccaacagcagctccatcacccacttcctcctcctgccattctcaggcacaaggcagctgcagctcctgcacttctgcctcttcctggccatctacctggttgccctgctgggcaatggcctcatcatcaccaccatagcctgggaccaccacctccacacccccatgtacttcttcctcctcaacctctccttTCTTGACCTGGGTGTCATCTCCACCATTGTGCCAAAATCCATGGCCAACTCCCTGTGGGataccagggacatctcctatgcaggatgtgttgtGCAGGTGGTCGTCTTCGTATTCCTAGTTACAGCAGAGTTTTATCTCCTCACCatcatgtcctacgatcgctacgttgccatctgcagacccctgcactatgagaccctcctgggcagcagagtttgtctccacctggcagcagctgcctgggcctttGGGGTTctcaatgctctgctgcacacagccaatacattttccctgcccctctgccagggcaatgctgtggaccagttcttctgtgaaatcccccagatcctcaagctctcctgctccacatcctacctcagggaactttgtCTTCTTGTGGTTACTGTCTCTTTTTCatctgtctgttttgtgttgattgtggtgtcctatgtgcagatcttcagggcagtgctgaggatcccctctcagcagggacgccacaaagcctttaccacctgcctccctcacctggccgTCGTCTCCCTGTTTATCAGCACTGTCTTCTTTGCGTACCTGAAGCCTCCCTCCAtctcatcctcatccctggatctGGTGTTGTCaattctgtactcagtggtgcctccagcagtgaaccctctcatctacagcctgaggaatcAGGCgctgaaggctgccctgagcaaactgatccctggatgctttcagaagcaataa